The following are encoded in a window of Eschrichtius robustus isolate mEscRob2 chromosome 1, mEscRob2.pri, whole genome shotgun sequence genomic DNA:
- the SHF gene encoding SH2 domain-containing adapter protein F isoform X6 → MLLSGASPAGSGPGPRAQGSAGGGPAGSRRGAGGAGTGPGGGGSGGVAKWLREHLGFRGGGGGGGGGKPAPPEPDYRPPAPSPAAPPAPPPDILAAYRLQRERDFEDPYSGGPSGSAALATPAVPGPTPPPRHGSPPHRLIRVETPGPPAPPPEERISGPPASSDRLAILEDYADPFDVQETDEGPIGASGAPEKVPENDGYMEPYEAQKMMAEIRGSKETAVQPLPLYDTPYEPEEEEGATPEGEGAPWPRESRLPEDDERPPEEYDQPWEWKKERISKAFAAGTTGPSVEQMPRTCSGCAKRPATWCATVRPARTTSPCPSKRRSIQRGM, encoded by the exons ATGCTACTGAGCGGAGCTTCTCCTGCCGGCTCCGGCCCGGGGCCGCGGGCGCAGGGGAGTGCGGGGGGCGGCCCGGCTGGATCGCGCCGGGGCGCCGGAGGTGCGGGAACCGGCCCAGGAGGGGGCGGCAGCGGCGGAGTGGCCAAGTGGCTCCGGGAACACCTGGGCTTCCGCGGGGGGGGCGGCGGCGGAGGTGGGGGCAAGCCGGCGCCCCCGGAGCCGGACTACCGCCCCCCTGCACCTTCCCCGGCCGCGCCCCCCGCACCTCCCCCGGACATCTTGGCCGCCTACCGACTGCAGAGGGAGCGCGACTTCGAAGACCCCTACTCCGGGGGGCCGTCCGGCTCCGCTGCTCTAGCCACCCCTGCCGTTCCCGGCCCCACGCCGCCCCCGCGCCACGGCTCGCCACCCCACCGCCTTATTCGGGTCGAGACTCCTGGCCCCCCAGCGCCTCCTCCCGAGGAACGGATCTCTGGACCACCCGCCAGCAGCGACAGG TTAGCAATTCTAGAAGACTATGCGGATCCGTTTGATGTTCAGGAGACTGATGAAGGCCCAATAGGAGCTTCAGGAGCCCCAGAGAAGGTCCCCGAAAATGATGGTTACATGGAGCCCTATGAGGCCCAAAAGATGATGGCCG AGATCCGGGGCTCCAAGGAGACAGCAGTTCAGCCCCTGCCTCTGTATGACACGCCCTATgagccagaggaggaggagggggccacCCCGGAAGGTGAGGGGGCGCCCTGGCCCCGGGAGTCCCGCCTGCCAGAGGATGATGAGAGGCCCCCTGAGGAGTACGACCAGCCCTGGGAGTGGAAGAAGGAGCGGATTTCCAAAGCCTTTGCAG CTGGTACCACGGGGCCATCAGTCGAACAGATGCCGAGAACCTGCTCCGGCTGTGCAAAGAGGCCAGCTACCTGGTGCGCAACAGTGAGACCAGCAAGAACGACTTCTCCCTGTCCCTCAA AAAGAAGATCAATTCAAAGAGGTatgtga
- the SHF gene encoding SH2 domain-containing adapter protein F isoform X3: MLLSGASPAGSGPGPRAQGSAGGGPAGSRRGAGGAGTGPGGGGSGGVAKWLREHLGFRGGGGGGGGGKPAPPEPDYRPPAPSPAAPPAPPPDILAAYRLQRERDFEDPYSGGPSGSAALATPAVPGPTPPPRHGSPPHRLIRVETPGPPAPPPEERISGPPASSDRLAILEDYADPFDVQETDEGPIGASGAPEKVPENDGYMEPYEAQKMMAEIRGSKETAVQPLPLYDTPYEPEEEEGATPEGEGAPWPRESRLPEDDERPPEEYDQPWEWKKERISKAFAVDIKVIKDLPWPPPVGQLDSSPSLPDGDRDISGPASPLPESSLEDGSAQFEGSEKSCLSPGREEKGRLPPRLSAGNPKSAKSLSVEPSSPLGEWTDPALPLENQVWYHGAISRTDAENLLRLCKEASYLVRNSETSKNDFSLSLKKKINSKSSTPHQVWYGPRQEETSGSGSEQSRAWALPYPEE; this comes from the exons ATGCTACTGAGCGGAGCTTCTCCTGCCGGCTCCGGCCCGGGGCCGCGGGCGCAGGGGAGTGCGGGGGGCGGCCCGGCTGGATCGCGCCGGGGCGCCGGAGGTGCGGGAACCGGCCCAGGAGGGGGCGGCAGCGGCGGAGTGGCCAAGTGGCTCCGGGAACACCTGGGCTTCCGCGGGGGGGGCGGCGGCGGAGGTGGGGGCAAGCCGGCGCCCCCGGAGCCGGACTACCGCCCCCCTGCACCTTCCCCGGCCGCGCCCCCCGCACCTCCCCCGGACATCTTGGCCGCCTACCGACTGCAGAGGGAGCGCGACTTCGAAGACCCCTACTCCGGGGGGCCGTCCGGCTCCGCTGCTCTAGCCACCCCTGCCGTTCCCGGCCCCACGCCGCCCCCGCGCCACGGCTCGCCACCCCACCGCCTTATTCGGGTCGAGACTCCTGGCCCCCCAGCGCCTCCTCCCGAGGAACGGATCTCTGGACCACCCGCCAGCAGCGACAGG TTAGCAATTCTAGAAGACTATGCGGATCCGTTTGATGTTCAGGAGACTGATGAAGGCCCAATAGGAGCTTCAGGAGCCCCAGAGAAGGTCCCCGAAAATGATGGTTACATGGAGCCCTATGAGGCCCAAAAGATGATGGCCG AGATCCGGGGCTCCAAGGAGACAGCAGTTCAGCCCCTGCCTCTGTATGACACGCCCTATgagccagaggaggaggagggggccacCCCGGAAGGTGAGGGGGCGCCCTGGCCCCGGGAGTCCCGCCTGCCAGAGGATGATGAGAGGCCCCCTGAGGAGTACGACCAGCCCTGGGAGTGGAAGAAGGAGCGGATTTCCAAAGCCTTTGCAG TTGACATTAAGGTCATCAAAGACCTACCTTGGCCTCCACCGGTGGGACAGCTGGACAGCAGCCCCTCCCTTCCCGACGGGGACAGGGACATCTCCGGTCCAGCCTCACCCCTCCCTGAGTCCAGCCTGGAGGACGGCAGCG CCCAGTTTGAAGGATCTGAGAAGAGCTGCCTGTCACCTGGCCGGGAGGAGAAGGGGCGGCTCCCTCCCCGACTCTCTGCAGGGAACCCCAAGTCAGCCAAGTCCCTAAGCGTGGAGCCCAGCAGCCCCCTGGGGGAGTGGACAGACCCAGCACTGCCTCTGGAAAACCAGGT CTGGTACCACGGGGCCATCAGTCGAACAGATGCCGAGAACCTGCTCCGGCTGTGCAAAGAGGCCAGCTACCTGGTGCGCAACAGTGAGACCAGCAAGAACGACTTCTCCCTGTCCCTCAA AAAGAAGATCAATTCAAAGAG TTCCACCCCCCATCAAGTCTGGTATGGTCCAAGGCAAGAGGAGACATCGGGGTCTGGCTCCGAGCAGAGTAGAGCCTGGGCCCTACCTTATCCTGAGGAGTGA
- the SHF gene encoding SH2 domain-containing adapter protein F isoform X1, translating into MLLSGASPAGSGPGPRAQGSAGGGPAGSRRGAGGAGTGPGGGGSGGVAKWLREHLGFRGGGGGGGGGKPAPPEPDYRPPAPSPAAPPAPPPDILAAYRLQRERDFEDPYSGGPSGSAALATPAVPGPTPPPRHGSPPHRLIRVETPGPPAPPPEERISGPPASSDRLAILEDYADPFDVQETDEGPIGASGAPEKVPENDGYMEPYEAQKMMAEIRGSKETAVQPLPLYDTPYEPEEEEGATPEGEGAPWPRESRLPEDDERPPEEYDQPWEWKKERISKAFAVDIKVIKDLPWPPPVGQLDSSPSLPDGDRDISGPASPLPESSLEDGSAQFEGSEKSCLSPGREEKGRLPPRLSAGNPKSAKSLSVEPSSPLGEWTDPALPLENQVWYHGAISRTDAENLLRLCKEASYLVRNSETSKNDFSLSLKKKINSKRYVTCSRPPANKVPRAGSEPSSGRLQEPHCSITQFHPPSSLVWSKARGDIGVWLRAE; encoded by the exons ATGCTACTGAGCGGAGCTTCTCCTGCCGGCTCCGGCCCGGGGCCGCGGGCGCAGGGGAGTGCGGGGGGCGGCCCGGCTGGATCGCGCCGGGGCGCCGGAGGTGCGGGAACCGGCCCAGGAGGGGGCGGCAGCGGCGGAGTGGCCAAGTGGCTCCGGGAACACCTGGGCTTCCGCGGGGGGGGCGGCGGCGGAGGTGGGGGCAAGCCGGCGCCCCCGGAGCCGGACTACCGCCCCCCTGCACCTTCCCCGGCCGCGCCCCCCGCACCTCCCCCGGACATCTTGGCCGCCTACCGACTGCAGAGGGAGCGCGACTTCGAAGACCCCTACTCCGGGGGGCCGTCCGGCTCCGCTGCTCTAGCCACCCCTGCCGTTCCCGGCCCCACGCCGCCCCCGCGCCACGGCTCGCCACCCCACCGCCTTATTCGGGTCGAGACTCCTGGCCCCCCAGCGCCTCCTCCCGAGGAACGGATCTCTGGACCACCCGCCAGCAGCGACAGG TTAGCAATTCTAGAAGACTATGCGGATCCGTTTGATGTTCAGGAGACTGATGAAGGCCCAATAGGAGCTTCAGGAGCCCCAGAGAAGGTCCCCGAAAATGATGGTTACATGGAGCCCTATGAGGCCCAAAAGATGATGGCCG AGATCCGGGGCTCCAAGGAGACAGCAGTTCAGCCCCTGCCTCTGTATGACACGCCCTATgagccagaggaggaggagggggccacCCCGGAAGGTGAGGGGGCGCCCTGGCCCCGGGAGTCCCGCCTGCCAGAGGATGATGAGAGGCCCCCTGAGGAGTACGACCAGCCCTGGGAGTGGAAGAAGGAGCGGATTTCCAAAGCCTTTGCAG TTGACATTAAGGTCATCAAAGACCTACCTTGGCCTCCACCGGTGGGACAGCTGGACAGCAGCCCCTCCCTTCCCGACGGGGACAGGGACATCTCCGGTCCAGCCTCACCCCTCCCTGAGTCCAGCCTGGAGGACGGCAGCG CCCAGTTTGAAGGATCTGAGAAGAGCTGCCTGTCACCTGGCCGGGAGGAGAAGGGGCGGCTCCCTCCCCGACTCTCTGCAGGGAACCCCAAGTCAGCCAAGTCCCTAAGCGTGGAGCCCAGCAGCCCCCTGGGGGAGTGGACAGACCCAGCACTGCCTCTGGAAAACCAGGT CTGGTACCACGGGGCCATCAGTCGAACAGATGCCGAGAACCTGCTCCGGCTGTGCAAAGAGGCCAGCTACCTGGTGCGCAACAGTGAGACCAGCAAGAACGACTTCTCCCTGTCCCTCAA AAAGAAGATCAATTCAAAGAGGTatgtgacttgctcaaggccaccagCTAATAAAGTGCCCAGAGCAGGATCTGAACCCAGCTCAGGCCGACTCCAAGAACCACACTGTTCCATTACACAGTTCCACCCCCCATCAAGTCTGGTATGGTCCAAGGCAAGAGGAGACATCGGGGTCTGGCTCCGAGCAGAGTAG
- the SHF gene encoding SH2 domain-containing adapter protein F isoform X7 codes for MLLSGASPAGSGPGPRAQGSAGGGPAGSRRGAGGAGTGPGGGGSGGVAKWLREHLGFRGGGGGGGGGKPAPPEPDYRPPAPSPAAPPAPPPDILAAYRLQRERDFEDPYSGGPSGSAALATPAVPGPTPPPRHGSPPHRLIRVETPGPPAPPPEERISGPPASSDRLAILEDYADPFDVQETDEGPIGASGAPEKVPENDGYMEPYEAQKMMAEIRGSKETAVQPLPLYDTPYEPEEEEGATPEGEGAPWPRESRLPEDDERPPEEYDQPWEWKKERISKAFAAGTTGPSVEQMPRTCSGCAKRPATWCATVRPARTTSPCPSRAVRASCT; via the exons ATGCTACTGAGCGGAGCTTCTCCTGCCGGCTCCGGCCCGGGGCCGCGGGCGCAGGGGAGTGCGGGGGGCGGCCCGGCTGGATCGCGCCGGGGCGCCGGAGGTGCGGGAACCGGCCCAGGAGGGGGCGGCAGCGGCGGAGTGGCCAAGTGGCTCCGGGAACACCTGGGCTTCCGCGGGGGGGGCGGCGGCGGAGGTGGGGGCAAGCCGGCGCCCCCGGAGCCGGACTACCGCCCCCCTGCACCTTCCCCGGCCGCGCCCCCCGCACCTCCCCCGGACATCTTGGCCGCCTACCGACTGCAGAGGGAGCGCGACTTCGAAGACCCCTACTCCGGGGGGCCGTCCGGCTCCGCTGCTCTAGCCACCCCTGCCGTTCCCGGCCCCACGCCGCCCCCGCGCCACGGCTCGCCACCCCACCGCCTTATTCGGGTCGAGACTCCTGGCCCCCCAGCGCCTCCTCCCGAGGAACGGATCTCTGGACCACCCGCCAGCAGCGACAGG TTAGCAATTCTAGAAGACTATGCGGATCCGTTTGATGTTCAGGAGACTGATGAAGGCCCAATAGGAGCTTCAGGAGCCCCAGAGAAGGTCCCCGAAAATGATGGTTACATGGAGCCCTATGAGGCCCAAAAGATGATGGCCG AGATCCGGGGCTCCAAGGAGACAGCAGTTCAGCCCCTGCCTCTGTATGACACGCCCTATgagccagaggaggaggagggggccacCCCGGAAGGTGAGGGGGCGCCCTGGCCCCGGGAGTCCCGCCTGCCAGAGGATGATGAGAGGCCCCCTGAGGAGTACGACCAGCCCTGGGAGTGGAAGAAGGAGCGGATTTCCAAAGCCTTTGCAG CTGGTACCACGGGGCCATCAGTCGAACAGATGCCGAGAACCTGCTCCGGCTGTGCAAAGAGGCCAGCTACCTGGTGCGCAACAGTGAGACCAGCAAGAACGACTTCTCCCTGTCCCTCAA
- the SHF gene encoding SH2 domain-containing adapter protein F isoform X4, with the protein MLLSGASPAGSGPGPRAQGSAGGGPAGSRRGAGGAGTGPGGGGSGGVAKWLREHLGFRGGGGGGGGGKPAPPEPDYRPPAPSPAAPPAPPPDILAAYRLQRERDFEDPYSGGPSGSAALATPAVPGPTPPPRHGSPPHRLIRVETPGPPAPPPEERISGPPASSDRLAILEDYADPFDVQETDEGPIGASGAPEKVPENDGYMEPYEAQKMMAEIRGSKETAVQPLPLYDTPYEPEEEEGATPEGEGAPWPRESRLPEDDERPPEEYDQPWEWKKERISKAFAAQFEGSEKSCLSPGREEKGRLPPRLSAGNPKSAKSLSVEPSSPLGEWTDPALPLENQVWYHGAISRTDAENLLRLCKEASYLVRNSETSKNDFSLSLKKKINSKRYVTCSRPPANKVPRAGSEPSSGRLQEPHCSITQFHPPSSLVWSKARGDIGVWLRAE; encoded by the exons ATGCTACTGAGCGGAGCTTCTCCTGCCGGCTCCGGCCCGGGGCCGCGGGCGCAGGGGAGTGCGGGGGGCGGCCCGGCTGGATCGCGCCGGGGCGCCGGAGGTGCGGGAACCGGCCCAGGAGGGGGCGGCAGCGGCGGAGTGGCCAAGTGGCTCCGGGAACACCTGGGCTTCCGCGGGGGGGGCGGCGGCGGAGGTGGGGGCAAGCCGGCGCCCCCGGAGCCGGACTACCGCCCCCCTGCACCTTCCCCGGCCGCGCCCCCCGCACCTCCCCCGGACATCTTGGCCGCCTACCGACTGCAGAGGGAGCGCGACTTCGAAGACCCCTACTCCGGGGGGCCGTCCGGCTCCGCTGCTCTAGCCACCCCTGCCGTTCCCGGCCCCACGCCGCCCCCGCGCCACGGCTCGCCACCCCACCGCCTTATTCGGGTCGAGACTCCTGGCCCCCCAGCGCCTCCTCCCGAGGAACGGATCTCTGGACCACCCGCCAGCAGCGACAGG TTAGCAATTCTAGAAGACTATGCGGATCCGTTTGATGTTCAGGAGACTGATGAAGGCCCAATAGGAGCTTCAGGAGCCCCAGAGAAGGTCCCCGAAAATGATGGTTACATGGAGCCCTATGAGGCCCAAAAGATGATGGCCG AGATCCGGGGCTCCAAGGAGACAGCAGTTCAGCCCCTGCCTCTGTATGACACGCCCTATgagccagaggaggaggagggggccacCCCGGAAGGTGAGGGGGCGCCCTGGCCCCGGGAGTCCCGCCTGCCAGAGGATGATGAGAGGCCCCCTGAGGAGTACGACCAGCCCTGGGAGTGGAAGAAGGAGCGGATTTCCAAAGCCTTTGCAG CCCAGTTTGAAGGATCTGAGAAGAGCTGCCTGTCACCTGGCCGGGAGGAGAAGGGGCGGCTCCCTCCCCGACTCTCTGCAGGGAACCCCAAGTCAGCCAAGTCCCTAAGCGTGGAGCCCAGCAGCCCCCTGGGGGAGTGGACAGACCCAGCACTGCCTCTGGAAAACCAGGT CTGGTACCACGGGGCCATCAGTCGAACAGATGCCGAGAACCTGCTCCGGCTGTGCAAAGAGGCCAGCTACCTGGTGCGCAACAGTGAGACCAGCAAGAACGACTTCTCCCTGTCCCTCAA AAAGAAGATCAATTCAAAGAGGTatgtgacttgctcaaggccaccagCTAATAAAGTGCCCAGAGCAGGATCTGAACCCAGCTCAGGCCGACTCCAAGAACCACACTGTTCCATTACACAGTTCCACCCCCCATCAAGTCTGGTATGGTCCAAGGCAAGAGGAGACATCGGGGTCTGGCTCCGAGCAGAGTAG